A part of Candidatus Zixiibacteriota bacterium genomic DNA contains:
- a CDS encoding HPr family phosphocarrier protein → MLKKTATIVNRLGLHARPSAALVSTASRYEATVFLTRDHHSVNGKSIMGVMTLAAELGSELIIEVDGPDEEEAMQAILDVIASGFGEMD, encoded by the coding sequence ATGCTAAAGAAGACTGCTACCATTGTTAATCGCCTTGGTCTGCACGCCCGCCCCTCAGCGGCTCTGGTCAGCACTGCCTCGCGGTATGAAGCGACCGTTTTTCTGACCAGAGATCATCATTCAGTCAACGGCAAATCGATCATGGGGGTTATGACTCTCGCGGCCGAATTGGGCTCGGAGCTGATAATCGAAGTCGATGGACCTGACGAAGAGGAAGCGATGCAAGCGATTTTAGATGTGATCGCATCCGGCTTCGGCGAAATGGACTGA
- the obgE gene encoding GTPase ObgE, with protein MFVDYVKIEVAAGNGGHGCVSFHTEKFVPKGGPDGGDGGRGGDIVVVADPQLTTLLDFRYKRKYKAINGKPGSGGLKTGKSGQHTVLRLPVGTLVKNLETDELILDLDEPGMQVVLAKGGKGGLGNDHFKSPTNQAPRKATNGKPGQAFHLGLELKLLADVGLVGLPNAGKSTILASFSAARPKIADYPFTTLVPNLGIVRLREFKSFVMADIPGLIEGASDGKGLGHQFLKHIQRTRLIVYIIDINDESIEETLELLKQELRSFDPALLRRPSIVVITKSDTVSDEDLKEICNEWPNDYIPLSAVARKGADRFLQTIERALDGQ; from the coding sequence ATGTTCGTGGATTATGTCAAAATTGAGGTGGCAGCCGGCAACGGCGGTCATGGATGCGTCTCTTTCCATACCGAAAAGTTTGTCCCCAAGGGTGGTCCCGATGGGGGTGATGGTGGTCGGGGGGGAGATATCGTTGTTGTGGCCGATCCGCAATTGACCACCCTGCTCGACTTCCGGTACAAGCGAAAGTACAAAGCCATCAACGGCAAACCCGGATCGGGCGGACTAAAAACAGGCAAATCCGGACAACATACCGTACTGAGATTGCCGGTCGGGACGCTCGTCAAGAATCTCGAAACCGATGAGCTGATACTTGACCTCGACGAACCGGGAATGCAGGTTGTGCTGGCCAAAGGCGGCAAAGGCGGTCTCGGCAACGACCACTTCAAGTCACCCACCAACCAGGCACCGCGTAAAGCGACCAATGGCAAACCGGGTCAGGCGTTCCATCTCGGATTGGAACTCAAGCTGTTGGCCGATGTTGGTCTGGTAGGACTGCCCAACGCTGGTAAGTCTACGATTCTCGCTTCTTTTTCGGCGGCCCGTCCTAAGATTGCCGATTATCCGTTTACAACCCTGGTACCCAATCTTGGCATTGTCAGGTTGCGCGAGTTCAAGTCGTTTGTGATGGCTGATATTCCGGGATTGATCGAAGGGGCATCTGATGGAAAAGGATTGGGGCATCAGTTTCTCAAACATATCCAGCGAACACGCCTCATTGTATATATCATTGATATCAATGATGAATCTATCGAGGAAACACTTGAATTGCTCAAGCAGGAACTGAGAAGTTTCGACCCGGCCCTGCTCCGGCGTCCTTCGATAGTCGTTATCACAAAATCGGATACAGTCAGCGACGAGGACCTAAAAGAGATTTGCAACGAGTGGCCGAATGACTATATTCCATTATCGGCCGTTGCACGAAAGGGAGCCGACCGGTTTCTTCAAACGATAGAGCGAGCCCTTGATGGACAGTAA
- a CDS encoding CYTH domain-containing protein: MNSKNQLQREIEVKLDLESFTNYLKFVGFIGQLDNEVRQVNCFFDTEDGVLSGSGWALRVRTEAQTGLVTLKGDNSGSDKVAIRDEIEASIPFEIAGDVIALKHDILDLDIAPIVYVKEKFGQISLARLVRFENHRQRKEFQLGDHTYTLEVDTTTYSDGSVGYELEVELPDEDRLDGVLNDLRRMFSSLSIPFTHQTTSKFARALKRVGEF, translated from the coding sequence ATGAATTCGAAGAATCAATTACAACGGGAGATTGAGGTCAAACTCGATCTCGAATCGTTCACCAATTACCTGAAATTCGTCGGGTTTATCGGGCAGTTGGACAATGAGGTGCGTCAGGTCAACTGCTTCTTTGATACCGAAGATGGTGTCTTGTCGGGCAGTGGTTGGGCGTTGCGAGTACGGACCGAAGCCCAGACCGGGCTGGTCACACTCAAAGGTGACAATTCAGGGTCGGACAAAGTCGCGATCAGGGATGAAATAGAAGCGTCGATTCCGTTTGAAATTGCCGGCGATGTGATAGCTCTCAAACACGACATCCTTGATCTCGATATTGCTCCGATTGTTTATGTCAAAGAGAAATTCGGACAGATCAGCCTGGCTCGACTGGTACGGTTTGAGAATCATCGTCAGCGTAAAGAGTTCCAGTTGGGTGATCATACGTACACGCTTGAAGTAGACACTACGACTTATTCTGATGGTTCGGTAGGTTATGAACTTGAGGTCGAGTTACCGGATGAAGACCGCCTTGATGGTGTGCTCAATGATCTCCGCCGCATGTTTTCTTCTTTGTCGATTCCGTTTACACACCAGACCACCTCCAAATTCGCCAGGGCGCTGAAAAGGGTGGGGGAGTTTTAG
- the dprA gene encoding DNA-processing protein DprA: MDSKRQQRLIETIGLLSIPGVGRGRFGKLIRVFGSVSEVRKASFTNLCSVNGISRSLAEVIAAQFDESKAAEIAKRVERLGWSVLFPDDDTYPHALSTIASAPPLLFRKGLPAKPDDHMIAIVGTRHPSENGRLFAFNFAKRLAADGIVIISGMAEGIDTAAHMGAIEAGGRTVAIWGSSLDHVYPTTNKQLAMDIATSGATYSEYFPGTRPDRAHFPERNRIISGFSEGVVVVEAGRKSGALITATLALEQNREVFAVPGSPGVGTSIGTNELIKKGASLITSVDDIYSELPTLRGEVVARQFKTLPDLTEPERRIMELVTSDPIQIDQISRTAQIPIEEITQYLLALELKGVIRELSGKRFVLAEEFAC; this comes from the coding sequence ATGGACAGTAAGCGGCAACAACGACTAATCGAAACCATTGGGTTGCTGTCGATTCCCGGTGTAGGACGCGGGCGTTTCGGTAAACTGATCCGTGTCTTCGGATCGGTATCAGAGGTGCGCAAGGCATCATTTACCAATCTCTGCTCTGTAAATGGAATATCCCGCTCACTGGCGGAAGTGATTGCGGCACAATTTGACGAAAGCAAGGCAGCCGAGATTGCAAAACGGGTAGAGCGCCTGGGATGGTCGGTACTGTTTCCAGATGATGATACCTATCCACACGCCCTGAGCACTATCGCTTCCGCACCCCCTTTGCTGTTTCGCAAGGGTCTACCGGCCAAACCTGATGACCACATGATAGCAATTGTCGGTACCCGCCATCCGAGCGAGAATGGACGTTTGTTCGCCTTCAATTTCGCCAAACGGCTGGCTGCCGACGGTATTGTGATCATTTCGGGCATGGCTGAAGGTATCGACACCGCTGCTCACATGGGGGCAATCGAAGCCGGAGGGCGTACGGTAGCAATCTGGGGGAGCTCGTTGGATCATGTATACCCGACCACCAACAAGCAGCTGGCTATGGATATTGCTACCTCCGGTGCCACCTACTCCGAGTACTTCCCAGGTACCCGTCCTGACCGTGCTCACTTTCCCGAGCGCAACCGGATCATATCGGGTTTCTCCGAAGGAGTCGTCGTCGTGGAGGCGGGACGGAAATCCGGTGCCCTGATTACGGCTACCCTTGCGCTGGAGCAGAACCGAGAGGTTTTCGCTGTCCCTGGTTCACCGGGAGTAGGCACCAGCATTGGAACCAACGAACTCATCAAGAAAGGCGCGTCCTTGATCACCTCCGTGGATGACATCTATAGCGAATTGCCAACTCTGCGCGGTGAAGTAGTGGCGCGACAATTCAAGACGCTGCCGGACTTGACCGAACCCGAACGCAGGATTATGGAGTTGGTTACATCCGATCCTATTCAAATTGACCAGATTTCCCGGACGGCACAGATACCCATTGAAGAAATAACCCAATATCTTCTGGCGTTGGAGCTGAAGGGAGTCATTCGGGAACTGTCGGGAAAGCGCTTTGTCCTGGCCGAAGAGTTCGCATGCTAA
- a CDS encoding Rne/Rng family ribonuclease: MKKEILINSTDYERRVAMIEDDLLVELQVERPDSDRMVGDIYKGIIKTVLPGMGAAFVDIGLPRAAYLHSSDIGKDYGSSYDPDGEEEAPAEIVRKRKRERIEAVLKRNQELLVQVIKEPISTKGPRITSEISIPGRYTVLVPNDDHIRMSKKITNWGERRRLKKAAAPDRPEGFGLIIRTEAEGKEERELRADIKRGLKLWAKLKKKADSSSAPALIHKEADIVVSMIRDVFTDDVERVLIDNKADYKRVISFTRQVMPHLKDRVELYKGAQPLFDMYDLETEIDRMMDNKVWIKRGAYLIIDQTEAMVTIDVNTGRYTGGRDQETTIFQTNIDAAREIARQIRLRDIGGLIVCDFIDMYSRENRRKLHEEFQKYFQPDRAKGAINPVTEFGLVEMTRERVRPSHMQALSDPCPTCGGRGRIVSKETLATKIERWFLRAKAGAKYHRFNLVVSPHLAEAMVDNGTNRIERVMKINKFKINVVRDTTIPVQEYRVFDAETNQNITEEYLS, encoded by the coding sequence ATGAAAAAAGAGATTCTAATCAACTCAACCGACTATGAGCGACGAGTCGCCATGATCGAGGATGACCTCCTGGTTGAGTTACAAGTTGAACGCCCAGACAGCGACCGTATGGTCGGTGATATTTACAAAGGCATTATCAAAACCGTTCTGCCCGGAATGGGCGCCGCCTTTGTCGATATCGGACTGCCAAGAGCGGCTTACCTTCACTCGTCCGACATAGGCAAAGACTACGGTTCTTCCTACGATCCTGACGGTGAAGAAGAGGCTCCTGCCGAAATCGTGCGCAAACGCAAACGGGAGCGAATCGAAGCTGTCCTGAAGAGAAACCAGGAGCTTCTGGTTCAGGTCATAAAAGAACCAATCTCCACCAAAGGCCCCCGGATTACATCGGAGATATCTATTCCCGGTCGCTATACCGTCCTGGTGCCGAATGATGACCATATCCGAATGTCCAAGAAAATCACCAACTGGGGTGAACGCCGTCGGCTGAAAAAAGCTGCCGCGCCGGACAGACCGGAAGGATTTGGCCTGATTATCCGCACTGAAGCTGAGGGCAAGGAGGAGCGTGAATTACGGGCTGATATCAAGCGCGGTCTTAAGCTCTGGGCCAAGCTCAAGAAAAAAGCCGATAGTTCTTCCGCTCCCGCTCTGATCCATAAAGAAGCCGATATTGTGGTATCGATGATACGCGATGTGTTCACCGACGACGTCGAGCGTGTTCTGATCGACAACAAAGCGGATTACAAAAGAGTCATCAGCTTCACCCGCCAGGTAATGCCCCATCTCAAGGACAGGGTTGAGTTATACAAAGGTGCTCAGCCGCTGTTTGATATGTACGATCTGGAAACCGAGATCGACCGCATGATGGACAATAAAGTCTGGATCAAACGCGGAGCATATCTGATTATTGACCAGACTGAGGCGATGGTAACTATTGACGTCAATACCGGTCGCTACACGGGTGGTAGAGACCAGGAGACGACGATTTTTCAGACCAATATCGACGCCGCCCGAGAGATCGCGCGTCAGATTCGTCTGCGCGACATTGGAGGTTTGATTGTCTGTGATTTCATTGATATGTATAGTCGGGAGAACCGGCGCAAGCTACACGAAGAATTCCAGAAGTACTTCCAGCCGGATCGAGCCAAGGGTGCGATAAACCCGGTTACCGAATTCGGGCTGGTAGAAATGACTCGGGAACGTGTACGCCCTTCGCATATGCAGGCTCTCTCCGATCCCTGTCCTACTTGTGGTGGTCGGGGGCGTATTGTCTCGAAAGAAACCCTGGCGACCAAGATCGAACGCTGGTTCCTGCGAGCAAAAGCTGGGGCCAAATACCATCGTTTCAACCTCGTCGTCAGTCCGCATCTGGCCGAGGCAATGGTTGACAACGGCACCAATCGTATCGAGCGCGTTATGAAAATAAACAAATTCAAGATCAATGTCGTGCGCGATACCACTATCCCGGTCCAGGAATACCGTGTTTTCGACGCGGAAACAAATCAGAATATCACGGAAGAATACCTCAGCTAA
- the eno gene encoding phosphopyruvate hydratase, translating into MSDFQFIHARQILDSRGTPTVEVDVILSDGSLGRAAVPSGASTGAHEAVELRDGNKKFFFGKGVTKAVANVNEKIGPALMRDDIDPFDQVSLDNFLIDLDGTENKSKMGANAMLGVSLATAKAASESRGRFLYEYIGGCNCKILPVPMMNIINGGKHADNNVDLQEFMVMPVGAKSFSQALQMGVEIFGHLKKVLAAKGYNTAVGDEGGFAPDLKSNEEALEVIMKAIGKSGYEPGSQIRIALDPASTEFYDAKTKKYVLAAEGKKLDSSAMVKFYADLCKKYPIISIEDGLAEDDWDGWAEMTAEMGDKIQIVGDDLFVTNPKRLVRGIAEKSANSILIKLNQIGTLTETLDTIDMAHKAGFTAIVSHRSGETEDATIADVVVASGAGQIKTGSLCRSDRIAKYNQLLRIEEQIGCVAVFPGLKAFGSLAI; encoded by the coding sequence ATGTCTGATTTCCAATTCATCCACGCCCGGCAGATTCTCGACAGTCGCGGCACTCCCACTGTGGAGGTGGACGTAATCCTCTCCGACGGTTCTCTGGGGCGGGCAGCGGTCCCCTCGGGAGCATCAACCGGAGCCCATGAAGCGGTAGAGCTTCGCGACGGGAACAAGAAGTTCTTTTTCGGCAAAGGTGTGACCAAAGCGGTCGCAAATGTAAATGAGAAGATTGGGCCAGCGTTGATGAGAGACGATATTGATCCGTTTGACCAAGTGTCGTTGGACAACTTTCTCATCGATCTCGACGGCACCGAGAATAAAAGCAAGATGGGCGCGAATGCCATGCTGGGTGTGTCGCTGGCTACTGCCAAAGCGGCCTCTGAATCACGCGGAAGATTCCTCTACGAATATATCGGGGGCTGCAATTGCAAGATTCTCCCGGTGCCTATGATGAACATCATTAACGGCGGTAAACATGCCGACAACAACGTCGATCTACAGGAGTTCATGGTCATGCCGGTCGGGGCGAAGTCTTTCAGCCAGGCGTTGCAGATGGGTGTCGAGATATTTGGTCATCTCAAAAAAGTCCTGGCCGCCAAAGGATACAACACTGCTGTTGGAGATGAAGGCGGTTTTGCACCCGACCTCAAGTCGAACGAAGAAGCGCTTGAAGTCATCATGAAGGCTATTGGCAAGTCTGGCTACGAACCCGGAAGTCAGATTCGAATTGCTCTTGACCCGGCCTCGACCGAGTTCTATGACGCTAAGACCAAAAAGTACGTCCTGGCCGCTGAAGGCAAGAAGCTGGATTCGTCGGCGATGGTGAAGTTCTATGCTGATCTCTGTAAGAAGTATCCCATAATCTCTATCGAAGACGGTCTGGCCGAAGACGACTGGGATGGTTGGGCGGAAATGACAGCCGAAATGGGAGACAAAATACAGATCGTCGGTGACGATTTGTTTGTCACCAATCCCAAACGACTGGTCCGCGGTATCGCAGAGAAAAGCGCGAATTCGATTCTTATCAAACTGAACCAGATCGGTACTCTTACCGAAACTCTGGACACCATCGACATGGCGCATAAGGCCGGGTTCACGGCCATTGTATCGCATCGATCGGGCGAAACCGAAGACGCGACTATCGCCGATGTCGTAGTGGCCTCAGGAGCCGGACAGATCAAAACCGGTTCGCTTTGTCGTTCGGATCGAATCGCCAAATACAATCAGCTGCTTCGGATCGAAGAACAGATCGGCTGTGTAGCGGTCTTTCCGGGTCTGAAAGCTTTCGGAAGTCTGGCGATATAG